TAGAGCGGGCACTGGATATTGCGCGCGGGGGCAAAGGGCAGGTCATCGAAGTCCCGATGCACGCGGCGCAGAATTGAAGGGGAGGATGTAAGACATGGGAATGCCACAGGCCCGGGTGACGGATCTGCATGCCTGCATGCTGCCCTCCACCCCGCCGCCGCCGGTGCTGCCGGTGCCAACGCCGATTTTGCCGCCCTGTGCGGTGACCGTGCTGGTGGCCAACCTGCCGGCTGCACGGCTGGGCGACATGTGCACGGCGGCGCCCTCGCCGCACCCGATCATCAAGGGCTCGGCGACGGTGCTGATCAACAGTATGCCCGCGGCGCGGGTTTTGGACAGCACCGCCTGCGGCGGTATGATCGCCAAGGGGGAATTCACCGTGCTGGTGGGAGGATAAGCCCGAATATGGGAGTGACGCTGAAATTTCAGAGTTCGGGTGCAATGCCCGGCGATGCGGCGCCTGTTCCGATGCGGGGGCCGAGTCTCACGGTGGGGCGCGGCGCCAGTTGCGACCTGGTGCTGCCCGACCCGGATCAGATGCTGTCGCGCAATCACTGCGTGATCGAGGACCACAACGGCAATGTGGTGGTGGTGGATCTCAGCTCCAACGGCACCTTTCTGAACTATTCCAAGATCCCGCTGGGGCGCACGCCGACACCGCTCAACAATGGCGATGTGCTGTGCGTCGGCAACTATGAGCTGGTTGTGGAAATCCGCGATGATCTGGCGGATGTGGGCGACATGATCGCGGCACCGGCGGCGCAGGGCCCGGCTTCCCACGGCAATGCGGCCAACGCGCCGGATCCGCTGCAACTGCTGGAGGATGCAGGCCCAGGCGGCGATTTTCTGGATGATTTGCTTGGCGAGGGGCTGAAGGGCCCCGCGCAGCTGAACCCGGTCGACCCGATTGACGAGCTGCTGCCGCCGATGGGCGAGGAAGAAGATCCGTTCTTCCAGAAAGCCAGCGACGGGCGCGAAGGCGAGGGCGCGAGCCTGGCAAACCACAATCCGACCGCCTCGGACGGGTTTGCCGCGCCGGCTGCGCAGTCAAGCGTGATTCCGGACGATTGGGACGATGATTTCCTGTCGGGCATCGGCGAGCCGGAAACGCCGGCGCCGCAGCCGGACCCGCAGCCTGCACCGCCGCCGCGCGAAGTGCCGCAGCCGCCGACAGAGCTGCCGCCTGCCGCGCCGCCGCAGGAAGCCCCGCCGGCACCGCCGCAGGAAATCCCTCCGGCGCAGGCCTCCGCTGCTCCTTCGGCGGAGGCGCAGGAGGCGGTTGCCGCCTTCCTCAACGGGGTGGGCGCCGATGTCAGCCTGGACCCGGCGGATCACGCCAGCACCATGGCGCGTATGGGCCGGGTGATGCGAACGCTGGTCACGGGTCTGCGCGAGATCCTGATGACGCGGACTTCGATCAAGTCGGAATTCCGCATCGAGCAGACGATGATCTCGGCAGGCGGGAACAACCCGCTGAAGTTTTCGATCACACCGGAACAGGCCGTGGAGGCAATGGTGCGCCCCGCGACCAAAGGCTATTTGTCGCCTGAGACCGCCGCCGAGGAGGCGCTGCGGGACATCAAGGCGCATGAGGTGGCGATGGTCACCGGCATGGAGGCGGCGCTGAAGGGCGTGCTGAAGCGTCTCGATCCCAAGGCGCTGGAAGCTCAGATCGAGGACAAGGGCGGCTTTACCGGCCTCTTGCGCGGCAAGAAGGCGCGGTATTGGGACGTTTACGAGCAGCTTTATGCGGAGATTTCCGACCAGGCTGAGAATGATTTTCACGACCTGTTCAGCCGCGAATTTGCGCGGGCCTACAAGCAACAGCTGGACAGGCTGAAGGAATGATTGGCGGCGCGCCCTGGCGCGTGCCCGCAAGTAAAAGGAGATCCCGGTGTCCTGGGACAGCAAGGTACTTTGGACGGAGGGGCTGTTTCTGCAGCCGCATCACTTCCAGCAGTCCGACCGATACAACGAGGCGCTGATTGCCGGGCTGGCGCGGCGGCTCAGCCCCTATGCCTGGGGGGTGAACGGGCTGGAGATCGACCATGAGGCGCTGAAGATCGGCCAGTTTGCGGTGAAGTCCTGCGCGGGGCTGACCCACGACGGCACGGTGTTCCGGGTGCCGATGGCGGATCCGCATCCGCCGGCCATGGAGGTGCCGACAACGGTCAAGGACTGCATCGTCTACCTGACCGTGCCGCAGCGCCGCCAGGGCGCGACGGAGGTCGATCTGAGCGGCGCCGAACGGTCGGCCAGCCGCCTGCGCCCGGACAAGCAGGAAGTGACCGATGTGACCTCGACCGAGCGCAAGCCGGTGGAGCTGGATGTGGGCAAGATGCGTCTGCAGTTTGCGCTGGAGGTGGATGACCTGGCCGACCTGCTGGCGATCCCGCTGGCCCGCATCATCGAGGTGCGCGCCGACAAGGAGATCGTGCTGGACCAGGCCTTTGTGCCGTCCTGCCTGGATGTGCGGGCGGCGCCCGCGCTCAGCGGTTTCCTGCGCGAGCTGGAGGGGCTGCTGGCGCACCGGATGGAGGCGCTGGCGGGCCGTTTGTCGGAGGCGGGCGGCGCCCGCGGGGTGGCGGATGTGTCGGACTTCATGCTGCTGGCGGTGGTCAACCGGATGCTGCCGCAGGTGCGCCATCTGCGCAATATCGAGAATCTGCACCCCGAACGCCTGTTCACCCTCTGCGCCGGGCTGGCCGGAGAGCTGTCGGTGTTCATGTCGACCGAAAAACAGGCGCCGGAGTTTCCGCCCTACACCCATGACAATCTGGTGGATTGCTTTGCGCCGGTGATCCGGGTGCTGCGCCAGTATCTGAGCTCGGTGCTGGAGCAGACCGCGATCCCGATCAAGCTGGAGGCGCGCAAATACGGCATCTCGGTGGGGGTGATTGCCGACCGCAAGCTGCTGGGCAACGCCGGCTTTGTGCTGGCGGTCAGCGCCGACATCCCGGCGGAGGACGTGCGCAAGCATTTCTCCGGCCAGGCCAAGATCGGACCCGTGGAGGAGATCCGCCAGCTGGTGAACTCGGCGCTGCCGGGGATCACCCTGCGCCCGCTGCCGGTGGCGCCGCGGCAGATCCCCTATCATTCGGGTGTGGTCTACTTTGAGATGGACGCAGACAGCCCCTATTGGCGCAAGATGACCACTTCGGGCGGGATCGCGGTGCATGTGTCGGGACAGTATCCCGGGCTCAAGATGGAGCTTTGGGCGATCCGTAATGCATAAGGGAAGATGCTGAGATGGCTGATTATGACGATCCCTTTGCCGAACCGGGGGATACCGACAAGACGGTGATCAAGCCGAACCCGGGCGGGCGGCGCCCGGCCGCGCCGATGCAGCAGCCGGAGGTGCCGCAGGCCCCGCCCGCGGCAGGACAGACTGCCGAGCCTGCGCTGGACGCCTATGGCGTGCCGCAGGCCGCCGCACCGAAACCGCAGGCGGCGGCAGGCGGCGCCAAGGCGCCGAAGATGGCGCTGACGGGGATGAACCAGCTGACCGCCTGTGCGTCGACCCTGTTTGCGCTGATTTCCCGCATCCGCAACCGGGCCCAGCATATGGACCCGGACGGGTTGCGCAAAAATGTCGTGGCCGAGGTGCGCGCATTTGAAAACCGCGCCCTGCAGGCGGGCATTGCCGCGCAGACGGTGAAGATCGCGCGGTATGCGCTGTGCGCAACACTGGACGATGTGGTGCTGAACACGCCCTGGGGCGGCCAGTCCTCCTGGGGCTTGCAGTCGATGGTCGCGACCTTCCACCGGGAGGTGGTCGGCGGCGACCGGTTCTATGACCTGCTTGCACGGCTGGAGAAGGAGCCGGGCAGCAATATCGACATGCTCGAGTTCCTCTACATGTGCCTGTCGCTGGGGTTCGAGGGGCGGCTCAGGGTGGAGCAGGGCGGCTCTGAAAAGCACCTGCAGATCCGCGGCGCGCTGGCCCGGATCATCCGCAATCAGCGCGGACCGGTTGAGCGGGACTTGTCGCCGCATTGGGAAGGGCTGGTCAAACCGTTCAAGGCGCTGTCGGTCTGGCGGCTGGTGTGGATCACGCTGGCGGCCACGGCTGCGCTCTTGATGCTGCAGTTTCTGGGCCTCAGCTGGATGCTGTCGAACCAGACAGAGAATGTGGTCGGGCAGCTGACGATCGTTGATTCCGGGCGCAAGGCAGAACTGGAACGGCGCGCACCGCCGCCGCCGCCGCCGCCGCTGGCGCCAACGACCGAAGAACAGGTTGCCAAGGTTGCGGGCTTCCTGGAGCCGGAGATCAAGGAAGGCATCGTGCAGGTCTTCCAGAAGGGCAACACGCTGATCATCCGGCTGACCGGCTCGGGCATGTTCGGCTCCGGCTCTGACCAGCTGAGCAAGGCGTTCCGCAGTCCGGTGAACCGGGTGGCCGAGGCGCTGAATGACGAAAAGGGCAAGATCATCGTGGCAGGGCATTCCGACAATGTGCCGATCCGTTCCTCCCGCTTCCCGTCCAATATGGCGCTGTCGCTGGCACGCGCAAAATCGGTGATGGCGGGCATGGCCAGCGTGATGACCGATCCCGACCGGCTGTCGGCCGAGGGCCGCGCCGACAAGGAACCGATAGCAGACAACAGCACCCGCGCCGGGCGGGCCAAGAACCGCAGGATCGAAATCCTGCTGGTTCAGGAGGTTGAAGGATGATCCGCCGTTATATTTTTCCCCTGTTCCGGTCGATCTATACCATCCTGCTGATCCTGGCAGCTGTGCTGTCGGCCTGTGTGTGGTTTTTCGCGCCGTTCATCGGCAGCGGCGACTGGCGCCCGTTTGACGGGGTCATGGCACGGCTGATCACCATCGGGGTGATCTTCCTGCTGTATTTCATCATCATCGGCCTGATCTTCTGGCGCCGCCGCCGCAAGGACAAGGAGATGACCGAGGAGATGGCCGAAGCGGCCGACACCTCGGAAGACGATGTGCTGTCCGAGGAAATCGGCGAGCTGCGCGGCAAGTTCAAGAATGCGATGAAGGAGCTGCGCAAGTCCAAGGGCGGCCGCCGCCACCTGAACGATCTGCCGTGGTACATTATGATCGGCCCGCCGGGCGCGGGCAAGACCACGGCAATTGTCAATTCCGGCCTGCAGTTTCCGCTGGCCGAGAAGCTGGGCAAGGCGGCGATTGGCGGTGTCGGCGGCACCCGCAACTGCGACTGGTGGTTCACCAATGACGCGGTGCTGATCGACACGGCGGGGCGTTATACCACCCAGGAAAGCGATGCGGAGGCAGATAATGCGGCCTGGCTGGGCTTCCTGGGGCTGATGAAGAAGTACCGGAAGCGGCAGCCGATCAACGGCGCGATCATTGCGATTTCGCTGTCGGATCTGTCGTTGCAGGATGAGATCACCCAGAAAAGCCACGCCGCCGCGGTACGCCGCCGTCTGGCGGAGCTGCGCGAAAAGCTGGGCGTGCGTTTCCCGGTTTATGTGCTGTTCACCAAGGCCGACCTGATTGCCGGCTTCCAGGAGTTCCACGACAGCCTGGGCAAGGAAGACCGCGAACAGGTCTGGGGCTTCACCCTGCCGCTGCCCAAGGGCAAGAAGGAGCAGGCGCCGATTGCCGGGTTCGATGAGGAGTTCGGCCTGCTGCTGGGGCAGCTCAATGCGCAGCTTCTGGAAAAGATGCAGACCGAGACCGACCATCAGCGCCGGGCACTGATTGCGGGGTTCCCGGCACAGGTGGCCTCGATGCGCGGGGTGGCGCGCGAGTTCCTGACCGAGGTGTTCCAGGACAACCGCTATGAGCAGCGTCAGATGCTGCGGGGGATCTATTTCACATCCGGCACTCAGGAAGGCACGCCCATCGACCGGCTGATGCTGGGGATGGCGCAGACTTTCGGCATCGGGCGGCAGGCGATTGGCTCGGGGCAGGGCACCGGGCGCAGCTTCTTCCTGACCCGGCTGTTCGAGGGGGTGATGTTCCCGGAAGCGGGGCTGGTGTCGGCTGACGACAAGGTCGAGCGCCGCTACCGCTGGACCCGCCGGATTGCCATCACCGCCACCGTGCTGGTGGCGCTTGCAATGGGCGCGCTCTGGGTGCGCTCCTACCTCAGGAACACTGATCTGATCGCCCAGGCCGAGGGCCAGGTCTCGGCCTATCAAGCCGCCGCAGCGCAATTGCCGCCGAGCCCTGTCGGGGACACCGACCTGGTGCCGGTGGCAGCGGCGCTGAACAATCTGCGCGATATGCCGGGCAACCCGGTGCTGTCCGATCCGGAGCCGGATGGGGCGATGACCTATGGCCTGTACCAGGGCGAGGTGATCGGCACCCAGGCGGCGCAAACCTACCGCGCGGCGCTGAACCAGCGGCTGCTGCCGCGGCTGCTGGTTCGGCTGGAGCAGCAGATCGAGGGCAACATCAGCAACCCCGACACGCTTTATGAGGCGCTGAAGATCTATCTGATGCTGGGCCTGCAGGGACCGATGAACCCCGATCTGGTCAAGGAGTGGATGCGGCTGGACTGGGAAAACATTGCCTATCCCGGCATCGCCCGCAGCCAGCTGCGCGCCGATCTGATGGACCACCTGACCGCGCTCCTGTCGCAGCCGATGGAGGAGATTGCGCTGAATGGCCCGCTGATCACCCAGGCGCAGAACATCCTGTCGGAAATGCCGCTGGCGCAGCGGGTCTACAACGGCATCCTGAATTCGCAGCAGGCGACGGCGCTGCCGAAATGGCGGATTACCGATGTTGGCGGGCCGTCGGTCACGCGCGTGCTGGTCAGGAGCTCCGGCAAACCGCTCAACGACGGGATCGAGGGGATCTTCACCTATGACGGCTTCCACAACGTGTTCCTGCCGGAGGCAGTCAGTGTCGCCGAACGGGTGCATCGCGAGGCCTGGGTGCTGGGCGAGCAGAATGAAGCTGCCCAAAATGAGGCGGTCCTGCTGAAGCTCAGCCGCGACGTGCTGGATCTCTACTATAACGACTTCATCAGCCGGTATGACCAGATCCTGGGGGATATCGACATCATCCCGCTGGAATCGCTGTCCCATGCCGTGGAGGTGACAAATGTGCTGTCCGGGCCGACCTCGCCGATCGTCAATATCCTGACTGAGGTCAGCAACGAGACCCGGCTGAACGAGGACAAGTCGGTTCTGGATGCAGGCACGCTTGGTGCAGGCGCGCAGAATGTAGCGGCGATCGAGGCGCGGTCCAACTTGTCGATCCAGGGCCAGATCCTGCTGGAAGCGCTGGTTAATTCGGCCACAAACGCACCGGGGCAGGCGGCCAAGCCGCCGGGCGCCTATGTGCAGGAGCGGTTCGAATGGCTGTTTAATCTGGTGAACCGGCCTGAGGGCCAGCCCTCGCAGCTGGATGATCTGATGGGGCAGCTGCAGCTGGTCTATCAGGAGCTGAACAAGATGTCCTTCTCTGGCGTGGCCACGGGCGGGCAAAGCGGCCAGGCGCTCTTGCAGTTCCAGCAGACCGCCAGCCGGATGGGTGGGCCTCTGCCCCGCTGGGCGACGCAAATCTCTGCTGGCTCTTCCGGGATCACCTCAGAAGGCACCCGCGCCTCGATCAACGCGCGCTGGCAATCGGCAGTGCTGCCATTCTGCGAACAGGCTCTGGCCAACCGCTATCCGTTCAACCGCTCGGCACGGGCCGATGTGGCAATGGCGGATTTTGCCAAACTGTTCGCGCCGGGCGGGATGATAGACGGGTTCTTCAATGATCAATTGTTGAAATATGTGGATACCCGCAGCCGCCCCTGGACCTGGAAACGGGTCAATGACGTGGATCTGGGCATCAGCCCGGCCGTGCTGCAGCAGATGCAGTATGCGGCTGAAATCAAGGAGGCATTTTTTGCCGGCGGCGCCCAGCCCGCGGTGCAGTTCCAGATCACCGTCAACGCGCTGGATCCCAAGGCCAAGGAGGTCGTGCTGGAGATCGACGGCACCAAAGTGGCCTACAACCACCGTTCCGGCGCGCCGACGCCGGTGGCGGTGACCTGGCCGGGCTCGGTCGGGTTGGCACGGATCACCCTCTTGCCGCAGAAGCGTGACGCCGAGAACGTGATGTCGCGGGACGGGCCCTGGGCCTGGTTCCGGCTGCTGGATGCTGCCGAAGTGCGGCGCACCAATGTCTCCGACCGGCGCCGGGTGAATTTCCGCGTTGGCGGCCGGCTGGCGCTGTTCGAGCTGCAGTCCGGTTCGGTGATCAACCCCTTCGCCCTGCCGGCGATGGCGAAGTTCAGCTGCCCGAAGTCGATGTGATGGCAGGGTTCGGCGCATTCGGTAAGATGCCCTCGGTTGGCGACTTTTTCCGGCTGAACACGCCGGGCGGGTTCGTGCGGGTGTGGGATGAATGGCTGCAGCAGGTTATGCTGGAGGGGCAGGGGGCTTATGGCTCCGGGTTCGACGCGCATTACATGTCGGCGCCGATCTGGCGGTTCACCCTGCCGGCCGGGCAGGCCGGA
Above is a window of Leisingera thetidis DNA encoding:
- a CDS encoding PAAR domain-containing protein produces the protein MGMPQARVTDLHACMLPSTPPPPVLPVPTPILPPCAVTVLVANLPAARLGDMCTAAPSPHPIIKGSATVLINSMPAARVLDSTACGGMIAKGEFTVLVGG
- the tagH gene encoding type VI secretion system-associated FHA domain protein TagH; protein product: MGVTLKFQSSGAMPGDAAPVPMRGPSLTVGRGASCDLVLPDPDQMLSRNHCVIEDHNGNVVVVDLSSNGTFLNYSKIPLGRTPTPLNNGDVLCVGNYELVVEIRDDLADVGDMIAAPAAQGPASHGNAANAPDPLQLLEDAGPGGDFLDDLLGEGLKGPAQLNPVDPIDELLPPMGEEEDPFFQKASDGREGEGASLANHNPTASDGFAAPAAQSSVIPDDWDDDFLSGIGEPETPAPQPDPQPAPPPREVPQPPTELPPAAPPQEAPPAPPQEIPPAQASAAPSAEAQEAVAAFLNGVGADVSLDPADHASTMARMGRVMRTLVTGLREILMTRTSIKSEFRIEQTMISAGGNNPLKFSITPEQAVEAMVRPATKGYLSPETAAEEALRDIKAHEVAMVTGMEAALKGVLKRLDPKALEAQIEDKGGFTGLLRGKKARYWDVYEQLYAEISDQAENDFHDLFSREFARAYKQQLDRLKE
- the tssK gene encoding type VI secretion system baseplate subunit TssK codes for the protein MSWDSKVLWTEGLFLQPHHFQQSDRYNEALIAGLARRLSPYAWGVNGLEIDHEALKIGQFAVKSCAGLTHDGTVFRVPMADPHPPAMEVPTTVKDCIVYLTVPQRRQGATEVDLSGAERSASRLRPDKQEVTDVTSTERKPVELDVGKMRLQFALEVDDLADLLAIPLARIIEVRADKEIVLDQAFVPSCLDVRAAPALSGFLRELEGLLAHRMEALAGRLSEAGGARGVADVSDFMLLAVVNRMLPQVRHLRNIENLHPERLFTLCAGLAGELSVFMSTEKQAPEFPPYTHDNLVDCFAPVIRVLRQYLSSVLEQTAIPIKLEARKYGISVGVIADRKLLGNAGFVLAVSADIPAEDVRKHFSGQAKIGPVEEIRQLVNSALPGITLRPLPVAPRQIPYHSGVVYFEMDADSPYWRKMTTSGGIAVHVSGQYPGLKMELWAIRNA
- the tssL gene encoding type VI secretion system protein TssL, long form, which produces MADYDDPFAEPGDTDKTVIKPNPGGRRPAAPMQQPEVPQAPPAAGQTAEPALDAYGVPQAAAPKPQAAAGGAKAPKMALTGMNQLTACASTLFALISRIRNRAQHMDPDGLRKNVVAEVRAFENRALQAGIAAQTVKIARYALCATLDDVVLNTPWGGQSSWGLQSMVATFHREVVGGDRFYDLLARLEKEPGSNIDMLEFLYMCLSLGFEGRLRVEQGGSEKHLQIRGALARIIRNQRGPVERDLSPHWEGLVKPFKALSVWRLVWITLAATAALLMLQFLGLSWMLSNQTENVVGQLTIVDSGRKAELERRAPPPPPPPLAPTTEEQVAKVAGFLEPEIKEGIVQVFQKGNTLIIRLTGSGMFGSGSDQLSKAFRSPVNRVAEALNDEKGKIIVAGHSDNVPIRSSRFPSNMALSLARAKSVMAGMASVMTDPDRLSAEGRADKEPIADNSTRAGRAKNRRIEILLVQEVEG
- the tssM gene encoding type VI secretion system membrane subunit TssM; translated protein: MIRRYIFPLFRSIYTILLILAAVLSACVWFFAPFIGSGDWRPFDGVMARLITIGVIFLLYFIIIGLIFWRRRRKDKEMTEEMAEAADTSEDDVLSEEIGELRGKFKNAMKELRKSKGGRRHLNDLPWYIMIGPPGAGKTTAIVNSGLQFPLAEKLGKAAIGGVGGTRNCDWWFTNDAVLIDTAGRYTTQESDAEADNAAWLGFLGLMKKYRKRQPINGAIIAISLSDLSLQDEITQKSHAAAVRRRLAELREKLGVRFPVYVLFTKADLIAGFQEFHDSLGKEDREQVWGFTLPLPKGKKEQAPIAGFDEEFGLLLGQLNAQLLEKMQTETDHQRRALIAGFPAQVASMRGVAREFLTEVFQDNRYEQRQMLRGIYFTSGTQEGTPIDRLMLGMAQTFGIGRQAIGSGQGTGRSFFLTRLFEGVMFPEAGLVSADDKVERRYRWTRRIAITATVLVALAMGALWVRSYLRNTDLIAQAEGQVSAYQAAAAQLPPSPVGDTDLVPVAAALNNLRDMPGNPVLSDPEPDGAMTYGLYQGEVIGTQAAQTYRAALNQRLLPRLLVRLEQQIEGNISNPDTLYEALKIYLMLGLQGPMNPDLVKEWMRLDWENIAYPGIARSQLRADLMDHLTALLSQPMEEIALNGPLITQAQNILSEMPLAQRVYNGILNSQQATALPKWRITDVGGPSVTRVLVRSSGKPLNDGIEGIFTYDGFHNVFLPEAVSVAERVHREAWVLGEQNEAAQNEAVLLKLSRDVLDLYYNDFISRYDQILGDIDIIPLESLSHAVEVTNVLSGPTSPIVNILTEVSNETRLNEDKSVLDAGTLGAGAQNVAAIEARSNLSIQGQILLEALVNSATNAPGQAAKPPGAYVQERFEWLFNLVNRPEGQPSQLDDLMGQLQLVYQELNKMSFSGVATGGQSGQALLQFQQTASRMGGPLPRWATQISAGSSGITSEGTRASINARWQSAVLPFCEQALANRYPFNRSARADVAMADFAKLFAPGGMIDGFFNDQLLKYVDTRSRPWTWKRVNDVDLGISPAVLQQMQYAAEIKEAFFAGGAQPAVQFQITVNALDPKAKEVVLEIDGTKVAYNHRSGAPTPVAVTWPGSVGLARITLLPQKRDAENVMSRDGPWAWFRLLDAAEVRRTNVSDRRRVNFRVGGRLALFELQSGSVINPFALPAMAKFSCPKSM